From candidate division TA06 bacterium, a single genomic window includes:
- a CDS encoding YdcF family protein, which translates to MSEGKPRGEETLQNPNKILKWALKAAPVCDLLLDPLCRLYEIREALPSTADCIVGLAAGLYSDGTASPMTRAVAERCVSLYLNGLAGHLIFTGGCNANSITEAKAMSRIAVTMGVPQKRISLEENSTRTHHHPPRV; encoded by the coding sequence ATGAGTGAAGGTAAGCCGAGGGGCGAAGAAACCCTGCAAAACCCAAACAAGATTCTGAAATGGGCTCTCAAGGCCGCTCCTGTGTGCGATCTCCTGCTGGATCCACTATGCCGGCTGTATGAAATCAGGGAGGCTCTTCCATCAACTGCCGACTGCATAGTGGGCCTGGCGGCGGGACTGTATTCAGATGGGACCGCAAGCCCAATGACCAGGGCGGTCGCAGAAAGATGCGTTTCTCTCTACCTGAATGGTTTGGCCGGGCATTTAATATTCACTGGTGGGTGCAACGCTAATAGTATCACCGAGGCGAAGGCGATGTCCCGGATCGCGGTTACGATGGGCGTTCCGCAGAAGAGAATCTCCCTGGAGGAAAACTCAACCAGAACTCACCACCATCCGCCGCGCGTT